In Sphingopyxis macrogoltabida, the sequence CTTCCGGCGGCAACCCCTGCGGGGCGGGCCGATTTTGGCCGATTGCCACGTTGCTCGTCGGGCACGATGTCCCGCATCGTGCCGCTCCTCGCGCCTCGCACTCGGCCAAAATCGGCTCCGTCACGATGGGTGAATATCATGACATCGCGCTCTAAACTCTTCCGGCTGGCGCTGTCCGCCTTTGCGCTGGTCGGACTGACCGCCGCGACCGATATCGATCCCGCGAATCCCACCTGCCCGCTCAATCCGAACTGGTCGGCGAATCCGACCATGACGCTGAAGGTGGAAAAGCGCGGCCGCATGAAGGTGATGCTCGCCGAAGGGCGGATCGATTCCGGGCTCCCCGACCGGCTCTCCGCTGCGTTGAAGGCGAATCCCGACGTCGAGGAAATCTGGCTGCGTTCGCCGGGCGGCGATGCGCGCGCCGGAAATACGGCCGGCCGCATCATCCGCAGCAATCCGGGCATATTGACCCGGGTGCCGACCGGCTGGACCTGTTTCAGCGCATGCAATTTCGTGTTCATGGGCGGCTTGCCGCGGGTCATCGATCCCGGCGGCGTTTTCATGGTCCATATGTTCACCCGCACCGGCGACAGGTCGACGATCGACATGAGCGTCGCGATGGGAACCGACGCGACGCGCGAACTGATCGGCGGCATCGAACAGGATTCGGCGCTGCT encodes:
- a CDS encoding COG3904 family protein — translated: MTSRSKLFRLALSAFALVGLTAATDIDPANPTCPLNPNWSANPTMTLKVEKRGRMKVMLAEGRIDSGLPDRLSAALKANPDVEEIWLRSPGGDARAGNTAGRIIRSNPGILTRVPTGWTCFSACNFVFMGGLPRVIDPGGVFMVHMFTRTGDRSTIDMSVAMGTDATRELIGGIEQDSALLASEDNDFLIKMGVSRKLLTDVMYQQQAVATAEDRSTRRCLTLDEALKYGVTYAPE